In Paraflavitalea devenefica, a single window of DNA contains:
- a CDS encoding AGE family epimerase/isomerase: MTTPVIQDEPVRHQLQSFRSQIAHEFSSILSWWMNHAIDEQYGGFYGSIDHHNTVDILAPKGSVLNSRILWTFSAAYNFTGHQPYLKMATRAYEYIVTHLLDDTMGGIYWTVDHAGHPFDTKKQVYAQAFALYAFAEYYKATRQEPVKERAIELYTLIERFSYDKEQEGYYEAFTREWGPLSDLRLSAKDANEKKSMNTHLHVLEAYTNLHRIWPDEGLRRQITRLINNFLDHIVHPITYHQALFFDEHWHTRSSIVSFGHDVEASWLLTEAAHMISDGELIIRVKKVALQMAYAAARGLDYDGGMWYEQDSSTNLWVKEKHWWPQAEALVGFFHAWQVSGDNTFLQHTLNNWEFIRENIIDTTLGEWRWGVLNEASGTEKTIMSWEDKAGLWKCPYHNGRACIELMKRIDGIVKM, translated from the coding sequence ATGACAACCCCTGTTATACAGGATGAACCTGTACGTCATCAGTTACAGTCATTCCGCAGCCAGATCGCACATGAGTTCAGTTCTATATTATCCTGGTGGATGAATCACGCCATTGATGAGCAATATGGCGGTTTCTATGGCAGCATTGATCACCACAATACCGTTGATATCCTGGCGCCCAAAGGCAGCGTATTGAATAGCCGCATATTATGGACCTTTTCCGCAGCTTATAACTTTACCGGCCATCAGCCATACCTTAAAATGGCTACCCGGGCCTATGAATACATCGTTACTCATTTGCTCGACGATACCATGGGCGGCATTTACTGGACAGTAGATCATGCCGGCCACCCCTTCGACACCAAAAAGCAGGTATATGCACAGGCTTTTGCCCTCTATGCTTTTGCGGAATACTATAAGGCTACCCGGCAGGAACCGGTAAAAGAACGGGCCATTGAACTATATACCCTCATAGAGCGGTTCAGTTACGATAAAGAACAGGAAGGATATTATGAAGCCTTCACCCGTGAATGGGGGCCGCTCAGCGACCTGCGTTTAAGCGCCAAAGACGCCAACGAGAAGAAATCCATGAACACGCACCTGCATGTACTGGAAGCCTATACCAATCTCCACCGCATCTGGCCCGATGAAGGCCTGCGCAGGCAGATCACCCGGCTCATCAACAACTTCCTCGATCATATCGTACACCCTATTACCTATCATCAAGCCTTATTCTTTGATGAGCACTGGCATACCCGCAGCTCCATCGTTTCTTTCGGGCACGATGTGGAAGCATCCTGGCTGCTGACGGAAGCAGCGCATATGATCTCAGATGGGGAACTCATCATCCGCGTGAAGAAAGTGGCGCTGCAAATGGCTTATGCGGCTGCCCGGGGATTGGATTATGATGGCGGCATGTGGTACGAGCAGGACAGCTCTACTAACCTTTGGGTAAAGGAAAAACACTGGTGGCCGCAGGCCGAAGCCCTGGTGGGTTTCTTTCACGCCTGGCAGGTGAGTGGGGATAATACATTCCTGCAGCATACCCTGAACAACTGGGAATTCATCAGGGAAAACATCATTGATACCACATTGGGCGAGTGGCGCTGGGGCGTACTCAACGAAGCCTCCGGTACCGAAAAAACCATCATGTCATGGGAAGATAAAGCCGGCCTGTGGAAATGTCCTTACCACAACGGCCGTGCTTGCATTGAACTCATGAAACGCATTGATGGGATCGTGAAAATGTGA
- a CDS encoding glycoside hydrolase family 130 protein, with translation MYKVFVQRLEQLENNYEQLIRVPNEAMETSNGVYHRYRNAVLTHQHTPLFWRYDLNYDTNPYLMERFGINAVFNAGAIKWKGKYIVIARVEGVDRKSFFAVAESENGIDNFRFWDHPIMMPETDVPDTNIYDMRVVQHEDGWVYGLFCTERRDPKAPEADQSAAIAQCGIARTKDLINWERLPDLKTPSPQQRNVVLHPEWVNGQYAFYTRPQDGFINAGTGGGIGFGLSKTIEQAEIAEEIVIDRKIYHTVYEAKNGLGPEPLKTKHGWLHLAHGVRHTAAGLRYVLYLFMTDLQDITKVIYKPAGYFMAPEGEERVGDVSNVLFCNGWIADEDGTVFIYYASSDTRLHVATSTVARLTDYVMHTPADGWRSATAAGNLLHIIEGNQPYLDQQADGVTLEPGKKQS, from the coding sequence ATGTATAAAGTATTTGTGCAAAGATTAGAGCAACTGGAAAATAACTATGAACAATTAATCCGTGTTCCCAATGAGGCGATGGAAACATCCAATGGCGTGTACCACCGTTACAGGAATGCAGTGCTTACACACCAGCATACCCCTTTATTCTGGCGGTACGATCTTAATTATGATACCAATCCTTACCTCATGGAGCGCTTTGGCATCAATGCCGTATTCAACGCCGGCGCTATCAAATGGAAGGGAAAATACATCGTCATCGCAAGGGTAGAGGGAGTAGACAGGAAATCATTCTTCGCCGTGGCCGAAAGTGAGAACGGGATTGACAACTTCCGCTTTTGGGACCATCCCATCATGATGCCTGAAACGGACGTGCCCGATACCAATATCTATGACATGCGGGTGGTACAGCACGAAGATGGCTGGGTCTATGGCCTCTTCTGTACTGAAAGAAGGGACCCCAAAGCGCCGGAGGCCGATCAGTCGGCCGCTATTGCCCAATGTGGCATTGCCCGTACAAAGGACCTCATCAACTGGGAACGCCTGCCCGATCTGAAAACGCCTTCCCCCCAGCAGCGCAATGTAGTGCTGCATCCGGAATGGGTAAATGGGCAATATGCTTTTTACACCCGCCCGCAGGATGGCTTCATCAATGCCGGCACCGGCGGAGGTATCGGCTTTGGCCTCAGTAAAACCATTGAACAGGCCGAAATAGCAGAAGAGATCGTTATTGACCGGAAAATATACCATACCGTTTATGAGGCCAAGAACGGCCTGGGTCCCGAACCCCTCAAAACCAAACATGGCTGGCTGCACCTGGCGCATGGAGTGCGACATACCGCTGCCGGCCTGCGCTACGTGCTTTACCTGTTCATGACCGACCTGCAGGACATTACCAAAGTCATCTACAAACCCGCCGGTTATTTTATGGCGCCGGAAGGGGAAGAAAGGGTGGGAGATGTGTCCAACGTGCTCTTTTGCAACGGATGGATTGCTGATGAGGATGGCACTGTATTCATCTATTATGCCTCTTCCGATACCCGGTTACATGTAGCTACTTCCACTGTCGCCCGGCTTACCGACTACGTCATGCATACCCCCGCCGATGGATGGCGTTCCGCCACTGCTGCCGGCAACCTCCTGCACATCATTGAAGGGAACCAACCCTATTTGGATCAGCAGGCAGATGGCGTAACGCTGGAACCCGGGAAAAAACAGTCATAA
- a CDS encoding sodium:solute symporter family protein, translating into MKLTLIDISIIVAYLATMVIIGWVLRKKARTNKENYLMGGKKLPWYMLGLSDASDMFDISGTMWMVALCFVYGMKSLWIPWLWPVFNQVFMMMFLSKWLRRSNATTGAEWLATRFGSSGKGVRGSHNIVVAFALLSCFGFLAYGFVGLGKFIEIFVPWELVRDYVPFAISREFVPHFYGIIFTLFAMFYSILGGMHSIVLGDVIKYCVMTVACISIAVIAMINLHGKSLNVPAGWENPFFSWRLDLDWNNIVPAANKKITDDGYGLFGIFFMMMLFKGVLASLAGPAPNYDMQKILSTRSPREASKMSGFVSIVLLPIRYSMIIGLTVLALLYYHQLDLGDTAAGTDFEKVLPATINAFLPVGILGLVLTGLLGAFMGTFSGTLNAAQAYIVNDIYLKYVDPHAPNKRVISMNYLVGLIVVIIGIVLGFFTKNVNSILNWIVGGLYGGYIAANMLKWYWWRFNARGFFWGMTSGIVAALIFPKLVGGLDLYYWPWLFVISLAGCIVGTYTAPATDMAILKNFYRTVKPWGFWQPVHALVVADDLSFIPNRRFKLDMFNVALGIIAQCCLTLLPMYIVLWLKLPLLITAGILLIIVLILKRTWWDKLED; encoded by the coding sequence ATGAAACTCACACTGATTGACATTAGTATCATCGTAGCGTACCTGGCCACCATGGTCATCATAGGCTGGGTACTTAGAAAAAAGGCCCGTACCAACAAGGAAAACTACCTTATGGGCGGTAAAAAGCTGCCCTGGTACATGCTGGGTTTAAGTGATGCCTCTGATATGTTCGATATCAGCGGCACCATGTGGATGGTAGCGCTCTGTTTTGTGTATGGTATGAAAAGCCTGTGGATACCCTGGCTATGGCCGGTATTCAACCAGGTATTCATGATGATGTTCTTATCCAAGTGGCTGCGCCGCTCCAATGCCACCACCGGCGCTGAGTGGCTGGCTACCCGGTTTGGCAGCAGTGGAAAAGGCGTGCGGGGATCACACAATATCGTAGTAGCCTTTGCCCTGCTCAGTTGCTTTGGTTTCCTGGCCTATGGCTTTGTGGGCCTCGGTAAGTTCATTGAAATCTTTGTTCCCTGGGAACTGGTGAGAGACTACGTCCCTTTTGCGATATCCCGGGAGTTTGTGCCGCATTTCTATGGCATCATCTTTACGCTCTTTGCCATGTTCTATTCCATCCTCGGTGGTATGCACAGCATCGTGCTGGGCGATGTGATCAAATATTGCGTCATGACAGTGGCCTGTATTTCCATTGCTGTCATTGCCATGATCAACCTGCACGGTAAATCACTCAATGTGCCGGCCGGCTGGGAAAATCCCTTCTTTAGCTGGAGGCTGGACCTCGATTGGAACAACATTGTGCCCGCTGCCAATAAAAAGATCACGGATGATGGCTATGGTCTTTTTGGGATCTTCTTCATGATGATGCTCTTCAAAGGCGTATTGGCCAGCCTGGCCGGGCCGGCTCCCAACTATGATATGCAGAAAATATTGTCTACCCGTTCTCCCCGCGAAGCATCTAAAATGAGCGGCTTTGTATCCATTGTTCTGCTGCCCATCCGCTATTCCATGATCATTGGGTTAACGGTACTGGCATTACTCTACTATCATCAACTGGACCTGGGCGATACTGCTGCAGGTACCGACTTTGAAAAAGTACTCCCTGCTACCATCAATGCCTTTCTGCCGGTGGGCATTCTCGGCCTGGTATTAACAGGTTTGCTGGGCGCTTTCATGGGTACCTTCTCCGGCACGCTCAATGCCGCCCAGGCTTACATCGTCAACGATATCTACCTGAAATATGTGGATCCCCATGCCCCCAACAAGCGGGTCATTTCCATGAACTACCTGGTGGGTCTCATTGTAGTGATCATCGGTATTGTATTGGGCTTCTTCACGAAGAATGTGAACAGCATCCTGAACTGGATCGTAGGCGGATTATATGGCGGTTACATCGCGGCCAACATGCTCAAATGGTATTGGTGGCGCTTCAATGCCCGCGGCTTTTTCTGGGGTATGACCAGCGGTATCGTGGCGGCACTGATCTTTCCCAAACTGGTGGGCGGGCTCGACCTGTATTACTGGCCCTGGCTCTTTGTGATCTCCCTGGCCGGCTGTATCGTGGGTACCTATACGGCCCCGGCTACTGATATGGCCATATTGAAAAACTTTTACCGTACTGTAAAGCCCTGGGGATTCTGGCAGCCGGTGCATGCCCTTGTAGTAGCAGACGACCTCTCTTTTATACCCAACCGCCGGTTTAAGCTGGATATGTTCAATGTGGCGCTGGGCATCATCGCGCAATGTTGCCTTACCCTGTTGCCCATGTACATCGTCCTATGGCTCAAACTGCCGCTGCTGATAACTGCAGGCATACTATTGATTATTGTACTTATTCTAAAGAGGACCTGGTGGGATAAGCTGGAAGATTAG
- a CDS encoding glycoside hydrolase family 26 protein gives MKKITGWITGIWLAAGAMAQDHPADPQATKETVNLYHNLKKLVNSGVMFGHQDDLAYGVGWKYVAGKSDVKEAAGDYPAVYGWDLGGLELDNPNNLDGIPFKKMRQYIKEGYERGGVITISWHARSPLGAAKGAWDTTHGTVASILPGGDHHLLYKEWLDKVAAFLLSLKGSKGELIPVLFRPYHELTGNWFWWCRNACTPFEFKTLWRFTIYYLQQEKKVHNLLYVYNTAGDVKTKEEFLERYPDDDMVDMVSFDAYQYEDPRTNDWFVKNTSRVLGLLVEIAQEKNKLSAFAETGYEAIPYANWWTETLLKAIGDHKISYVLVWRNHGFAEWNKKWHYYAPYKGQTSEADFIRFYQLDRTLFEKDVAAKKLYETHTD, from the coding sequence ATGAAGAAAATTACCGGATGGATAACAGGGATATGGCTGGCAGCCGGCGCTATGGCGCAGGATCATCCTGCCGATCCCCAGGCCACCAAAGAAACGGTGAACCTGTACCACAACCTCAAAAAGCTAGTGAACAGTGGTGTCATGTTTGGTCACCAGGACGACCTGGCCTATGGGGTAGGATGGAAATATGTAGCCGGCAAAAGTGATGTAAAAGAGGCGGCAGGCGATTATCCGGCTGTCTATGGATGGGACCTTGGTGGCCTGGAACTGGATAATCCCAACAACCTCGATGGCATCCCTTTTAAGAAAATGCGCCAGTACATCAAAGAAGGATATGAACGTGGCGGCGTCATCACCATTAGCTGGCATGCGCGCAGTCCGCTGGGCGCAGCAAAAGGCGCCTGGGATACTACCCATGGAACCGTGGCTTCCATATTGCCCGGTGGCGATCACCATCTTTTATATAAAGAGTGGCTCGATAAAGTAGCGGCTTTTTTACTGTCGCTCAAAGGAAGTAAAGGAGAGCTCATCCCGGTACTCTTTCGCCCTTATCATGAATTAACGGGCAACTGGTTCTGGTGGTGCCGCAATGCCTGTACGCCCTTTGAGTTCAAGACCCTCTGGCGTTTTACCATCTATTACCTCCAGCAGGAAAAGAAAGTGCACAACCTGCTGTACGTATACAATACCGCCGGTGATGTTAAAACCAAAGAGGAATTCCTGGAGCGTTATCCCGACGATGATATGGTGGATATGGTAAGCTTTGATGCTTACCAATACGAAGACCCACGCACCAACGATTGGTTTGTAAAGAATACCTCCAGGGTGTTGGGCTTACTGGTTGAAATAGCACAGGAAAAGAACAAACTGTCTGCTTTTGCCGAGACCGGCTATGAAGCCATTCCCTATGCCAACTGGTGGACAGAAACCTTACTCAAAGCCATTGGCGATCATAAAATATCCTATGTGCTGGTATGGCGCAACCATGGTTTTGCCGAATGGAATAAGAAATGGCATTACTATGCTCCATATAAAGGACAAACCTCTGAAGCGGATTTTATCAGGTTTTATCAACTGGACAGGACATTATTTGAAAAAGATGTAGCGGCAAAAAAGCTCTATGAAACTCACACTGATTGA
- a CDS encoding IPT/TIG domain-containing protein has protein sequence MKSIFLTIPRTILLLAVSALVMVSCDKDAESDAHANPKADKLDPGIGSGGTVLTLTGSDLAQMRSIIFDKGNIPAPFNPTFNTASAIIFRVPDTASGGDQNIILTNVDGKRLSVPINVVAVPIASSVFPVDFSEGSTITLTGRNFETTAKVVLSGTTTEATIVSKSLKQLVITMPATTLPTTKLDITNVSGTMTTTQVLTNIDQAYAVFKDALHADWEDWSWSLTNSPYTSDKISGTASLQAAYGGAWGGMQLHAKVKAALAPYKYVTFWIKGADVEKKMKFNFNWTNDQTLTIPPNVWTYYKIDLGIFKNAGVAELETFVMQIHDDPKTLYFDNILLVK, from the coding sequence ATGAAATCTATTTTCCTGACCATACCCCGGACCATCCTGCTGCTGGCAGTCAGCGCACTGGTCATGGTCTCCTGCGATAAAGATGCCGAAAGTGATGCACACGCCAATCCCAAAGCCGATAAGCTGGACCCCGGCATTGGTTCCGGTGGCACCGTGCTCACGCTCACCGGCAGCGACCTGGCGCAAATGCGTTCTATCATATTTGACAAGGGCAATATTCCTGCTCCTTTCAACCCCACTTTCAATACTGCTTCCGCCATTATCTTCCGGGTACCCGATACGGCCAGCGGAGGCGATCAGAATATCATTCTCACCAATGTGGATGGTAAGCGGCTTTCTGTTCCTATCAACGTCGTGGCAGTGCCTATCGCATCCAGTGTATTTCCGGTCGACTTCAGTGAAGGATCTACGATTACACTTACGGGCAGGAATTTTGAAACTACCGCCAAAGTAGTATTAAGCGGCACTACTACCGAAGCCACCATTGTTTCCAAATCCCTCAAACAACTGGTCATTACCATGCCGGCCACTACTTTGCCAACCACCAAGCTGGATATTACCAACGTATCAGGCACCATGACCACTACCCAGGTGCTCACCAATATTGACCAGGCTTATGCTGTCTTTAAAGATGCATTACATGCCGATTGGGAAGACTGGTCCTGGAGCCTTACCAACTCGCCCTATACCAGCGACAAGATTTCCGGTACAGCCTCGCTGCAGGCGGCATACGGCGGCGCCTGGGGCGGCATGCAGTTACATGCCAAAGTAAAAGCTGCGCTGGCCCCTTATAAATATGTTACCTTCTGGATCAAGGGCGCTGATGTAGAAAAGAAAATGAAGTTTAACTTTAATTGGACCAATGACCAGACGCTTACGATACCGCCCAATGTTTGGACCTACTATAAGATTGATCTTGGCATATTCAAAAATGCGGGCGTAGCTGAGCTGGAAACCTTCGTCATGCAGATCCATGATGATCCCAAAACATTGTATTTTGATAACATACTCCTGGTTAAATAA
- a CDS encoding RagB/SusD family nutrient uptake outer membrane protein produces MTSKLIISLLAAGCIVTSCKKSFLDHPSQTSPTLDNYYNNADEVNGATGILYNSVWGDWFDKAFIDVGDVMGGTLYTRDDNYKTFYNFNVQSTDGLVGATWKSCYKAAGNAAVLVKTFEQKAAKAGEAAYLTQGIAEARFIRGFAYFYIARAFGDAPIVEDPVSLTAPGKYAVPRYFQKDVLRFALEDLQFAEANLPAEPYQPGRVTKYSAKGLMAKLYLYNKEYDNAKAKAKEVMDYATSSGTIGLMDDYQYMFSTSKANNNKESLFALQWQASMSWNGGNPYQQYLGPQPLLKPKPTTADGYSACVPSIDMLDPATGYATGDKRRDWSVMQHGFTKAAWINENFPTGFMYDTTTAQTNDFKIKTPTRSNVQKYIVGPKRADEPVNGPHTSMCTYILRYADVLLIYAEAVMGSGTSTSDATALAAFNAVHTRAQLPAVTSLTKDELLHERKVEFAFEGDYWFDIQRQGFEKAKDMISKQERGNYNDNGTINSLKVVLSSAGQLFLPVPQSETVENPKLKEPAIAYY; encoded by the coding sequence ATGACATCAAAACTCATCATATCATTACTCGCAGCCGGTTGCATCGTCACCTCCTGCAAAAAATCATTCCTGGACCATCCTTCCCAAACGAGTCCAACCCTCGACAACTACTATAACAATGCCGATGAGGTCAACGGCGCTACAGGCATCCTGTACAATTCTGTATGGGGCGATTGGTTTGACAAAGCCTTTATTGATGTGGGCGATGTTATGGGCGGTACCCTGTACACCCGCGACGATAACTACAAGACCTTTTACAACTTCAACGTACAAAGTACCGACGGGTTGGTAGGCGCTACCTGGAAATCCTGTTATAAGGCTGCCGGTAATGCTGCTGTACTGGTAAAGACCTTTGAACAGAAGGCTGCCAAAGCAGGGGAGGCCGCCTACCTTACCCAGGGCATCGCAGAAGCAAGGTTCATCCGGGGATTTGCCTATTTCTACATTGCCCGCGCTTTCGGTGATGCGCCGATTGTGGAAGACCCCGTTTCACTCACCGCGCCCGGTAAATATGCAGTGCCCCGCTATTTCCAGAAAGATGTATTACGTTTTGCACTGGAAGACCTCCAGTTTGCAGAAGCCAACCTGCCTGCTGAACCTTATCAGCCGGGCCGTGTAACCAAATATTCCGCCAAAGGGCTCATGGCTAAATTGTACCTCTACAACAAAGAATATGACAATGCCAAAGCAAAGGCGAAAGAAGTAATGGACTATGCTACGTCTTCCGGGACAATAGGATTGATGGACGATTACCAGTACATGTTCTCCACTTCCAAAGCCAATAACAACAAAGAGTCACTGTTCGCCCTTCAATGGCAGGCTTCCATGAGCTGGAACGGAGGTAACCCTTACCAGCAATACCTGGGACCGCAACCCTTGCTGAAACCCAAACCCACCACTGCCGATGGTTATTCAGCCTGTGTGCCTTCCATAGATATGCTGGACCCTGCTACCGGTTACGCAACCGGCGATAAAAGGCGCGACTGGTCGGTTATGCAGCATGGATTTACAAAAGCAGCGTGGATCAATGAAAACTTTCCCACCGGCTTTATGTATGATACCACCACTGCCCAAACCAATGATTTCAAAATAAAAACGCCCACCCGCTCCAATGTACAGAAATACATTGTAGGTCCTAAAAGGGCCGATGAGCCGGTGAATGGTCCGCATACCAGCATGTGCACCTACATACTGCGTTATGCCGATGTATTGCTCATTTATGCGGAAGCCGTCATGGGCAGTGGTACTTCTACCTCCGATGCTACAGCGCTGGCAGCTTTCAATGCCGTACATACCCGGGCTCAGTTGCCTGCTGTAACCAGCCTTACAAAAGACGAGCTGCTGCATGAACGGAAAGTGGAATTTGCTTTTGAAGGCGATTACTGGTTCGATATACAACGCCAGGGTTTTGAAAAAGCAAAAGACATGATATCCAAACAGGAGAGAGGCAATTACAACGACAACGGCACCATCAACAGCCTGAAAGTGGTATTGAGTTCCGCCGGCCAGTTGTTTCTGCCCGTTCCCCAGTCAGAAACGGTTGAGAACCCCAAGCTGAAAGAGCCGGCTATTGCCTATTATTAA